Proteins from a single region of Lelliottia sp. JS-SCA-14:
- the pldA gene encoding phospholipase A, which yields MRMYLGWLLAAVALPLTAFAQEATLKEVHDKPAVRGSIIANLLQEHDNPFTLYPYDTNYVIYTQTSDLNKEAISSYNWSDNARKDEVKFQLSLAFPFWRGILGPNSVLGGSYTQKSWWQLSNSGESSPFRETNYEPQLFLGFATDDEFAGWTLRDVEFGFNHDSNGRSDPTSRSWNRLYTRLMAQNGNWMVEVKPWYVIGDTDDNPDITKYMGYYQLKIGYQLGDAVLSAKGQYNWNTGYGGAELGLSYPMTKHVRIYTQVYSGYGESLIDYNFNQTRVGVGVMLNDLF from the coding sequence ATGCGGATGTATCTGGGTTGGTTACTGGCGGCGGTTGCGCTGCCCCTCACAGCATTTGCGCAGGAAGCGACGCTCAAAGAGGTACACGATAAGCCCGCCGTGCGCGGCAGCATTATCGCTAACCTGCTTCAGGAGCATGACAATCCGTTCACGCTCTACCCGTACGACACTAACTATGTGATCTACACCCAGACCAGCGATCTGAACAAAGAAGCGATCAGCTCCTACAACTGGTCCGATAATGCGCGCAAAGACGAAGTGAAATTCCAGCTCAGCCTGGCGTTCCCGTTCTGGCGCGGCATTCTGGGGCCGAACTCGGTTCTGGGCGGCTCTTACACGCAGAAATCCTGGTGGCAGCTCTCCAACAGCGGCGAATCCTCTCCGTTCCGTGAAACCAACTATGAGCCGCAGCTGTTCCTCGGCTTCGCCACCGACGACGAATTCGCGGGCTGGACGCTGCGCGACGTGGAGTTTGGCTTCAACCACGACTCCAACGGGCGTTCCGACCCGACTTCCCGCAGCTGGAACCGTCTCTACACCCGCCTGATGGCGCAAAACGGCAACTGGATGGTGGAAGTGAAGCCGTGGTATGTGATTGGCGATACGGATGACAACCCGGATATCACCAAATACATGGGCTACTACCAGCTCAAAATCGGCTATCAGCTGGGCGACGCGGTGCTGAGCGCCAAAGGTCAGTACAACTGGAACACCGGCTACGGCGGCGCAGAGCTGGGCTTAAGCTACCCGATGACCAAACACGTGCGTATCTATACGCAGGTGTACAGCGGTTACGGCGAGTCGCTGATCGACTACAACTTTAATCAAACGCGCGTCGGCGTGGGCGTGATGCTGAACGATCTTTTCTAG
- the yigI gene encoding acyl-CoA thioesterase YigI, with protein MSATLTAEEALKLVGEIFVYHMPFNRALGLELERYEKGFAQLSFNNQPMMVGNWAQSILHGGVIASALDVAAGLVCVGSTLARHDTINEDELRQRLSRMGTIDLRVDYLRPGRGNRFTATSSLLRAGNKVAVARVELHNEEQVYIASATATYMVG; from the coding sequence ATGTCAGCCACGCTTACCGCTGAAGAAGCTTTGAAACTGGTGGGAGAGATTTTTGTCTACCACATGCCCTTTAACCGCGCGCTGGGGCTGGAGCTGGAGCGTTACGAGAAGGGCTTCGCGCAGCTGAGTTTTAATAATCAGCCGATGATGGTCGGAAACTGGGCGCAAAGCATTTTGCACGGCGGGGTGATCGCCTCGGCGCTGGACGTCGCCGCCGGGCTGGTCTGCGTTGGCAGCACGCTGGCGCGTCATGACACCATCAATGAAGATGAGCTGCGCCAGCGCTTATCAAGGATGGGCACCATCGATCTGCGCGTGGACTACCTGCGTCCGGGTCGCGGGAATCGTTTTACCGCCACCAGCAGCCTACTGCGCGCGGGCAATAAGGTCGCCGTCGCTCGCGTCGAATTGCATAACGAAGAGCAGGTTTACATCGCCAGCGCAACCGCCACTTATATGGTGGGTTGA
- the rarD gene encoding EamA family transporter RarD: MDAKQTRQGVLLALAAYFIWGIAPAYFKLIYFVPADEILTHRVIWSFFFMIALMSVSRQWSGVKTLLQTPKKIFLLALSAVLIGGNWLLFIWAVNNHHMLEASLGYFINPLVNIVLGMLFLGERFRRMQWVAVLLALCGVLVQLWTFGSLPIIALGLAFSFAFYGLVRKKIAVEAQTGMLFETLWLLPLAAIYLFGIADSSTSHMANNPWSLNLMLIAAGVVTTIPLLCFTGAATRLRLSTLGFFQYIGPTLMFLLAVVFYGEVPGADKMVTFAFIWVALAVFVADAIYTQRRVRKGL; this comes from the coding sequence ATGGATGCTAAACAGACGCGGCAGGGCGTTTTACTCGCCCTTGCCGCTTATTTTATTTGGGGTATCGCGCCCGCGTACTTCAAGCTGATCTACTTTGTCCCGGCTGACGAAATCCTGACCCACCGCGTGATCTGGTCGTTTTTCTTTATGATCGCGTTGATGAGCGTGAGCCGTCAGTGGTCAGGCGTGAAAACCCTGCTGCAAACCCCGAAGAAAATATTCCTGCTGGCGCTGTCGGCGGTGCTGATCGGCGGCAACTGGCTGCTGTTCATCTGGGCGGTGAATAACCACCACATGCTGGAAGCAAGTCTGGGGTACTTCATTAACCCGCTGGTGAATATCGTGCTGGGGATGCTGTTCCTCGGCGAACGCTTCCGCCGGATGCAGTGGGTAGCGGTGCTGCTGGCACTCTGCGGCGTGCTGGTACAGCTCTGGACCTTCGGCTCGCTGCCGATCATCGCCCTGGGGCTGGCGTTTAGCTTCGCGTTTTATGGTCTGGTGCGTAAGAAAATCGCCGTGGAAGCGCAAACCGGGATGCTGTTCGAAACCCTGTGGCTGCTGCCGCTGGCCGCGATTTACCTGTTCGGCATCGCCGACAGCAGCACCAGCCATATGGCGAATAACCCATGGTCGCTGAACCTGATGCTGATTGCCGCGGGCGTGGTCACGACCATTCCGCTGCTGTGCTTCACCGGGGCCGCCACGCGCCTGCGCCTGTCGACGCTCGGCTTCTTCCAGTACATCGGCCCGACGCTGATGTTCCTGCTGGCGGTGGTGTTCTACGGCGAAGTGCCGGGGGCGGATAAGATGGTGACCTTCGCGTTCATCTGGGTCGCGCTGGCGGTATTTGTTGCTGATGCGATTTATACCCAGCGTAGGGTGCGGAAAGGGTTGTAG
- the corA gene encoding magnesium/cobalt transporter CorA → MLSAFQLEKNRLIRLEAEESQPLIDAVWVDLVEPDDDERLRVQSELGQSLATRPELEDIEASARFFEDEDGLHIHSFFFFEDAEDHAGNSTVAFTIRDGRLFTLRERELPAFRLYRMRARSQAMVDGNAYELLLDLFETKIEQLADEIENIYSDLEKLSRVIMEGHQGDEYDEALSTLAEQEDIGWKVRLCLMDTQRALNFLVRKARLPGGQLEQAREILRDIESLLPHNESLFQKVNFLMQAAMGFINIEQNRIIKIFSVVSVVFLPPTLVASSYGMNFEFMPELRWSFGYPGAIIFMILAGLAPYLYFKRRNWL, encoded by the coding sequence ATGTTGAGCGCATTTCAACTGGAAAAAAACCGACTGATTCGGCTTGAAGCTGAAGAGTCACAGCCCCTCATTGATGCCGTATGGGTGGATCTGGTCGAGCCGGACGACGATGAACGCCTTCGCGTACAGTCAGAGCTCGGGCAAAGCCTGGCAACCCGCCCGGAACTGGAAGACATCGAGGCCTCCGCGCGTTTCTTTGAAGACGAAGACGGCCTGCATATCCACTCCTTCTTCTTTTTTGAAGATGCGGAAGACCACGCCGGTAACTCCACCGTCGCGTTTACCATTCGCGATGGCCGCCTGTTCACCCTGCGCGAGCGCGAACTGCCTGCGTTTCGTCTCTATCGTATGCGTGCCCGTAGCCAGGCGATGGTCGACGGCAACGCCTACGAGCTGCTGCTCGATCTGTTCGAAACCAAAATCGAACAGCTGGCGGACGAAATCGAAAACATCTACAGCGATCTGGAAAAGCTGAGCCGCGTAATCATGGAAGGCCATCAGGGCGATGAGTACGACGAAGCGCTCTCTACGCTGGCGGAGCAGGAAGATATCGGCTGGAAAGTGCGTTTGTGTCTGATGGATACCCAGCGCGCGTTGAACTTCCTGGTGCGTAAAGCGCGTTTGCCGGGCGGTCAGCTGGAGCAGGCGCGCGAGATCCTGCGCGATATCGAATCCCTGCTGCCGCACAACGAATCCCTGTTCCAGAAGGTGAACTTCCTGATGCAGGCGGCGATGGGCTTTATCAACATCGAGCAGAACCGCATCATCAAGATCTTCTCGGTGGTATCCGTGGTGTTCCTGCCGCCGACGCTGGTGGCGTCGAGCTACGGGATGAACTTCGAATTTATGCCGGAACTGCGCTGGAGCTTCGGCTACCCAGGCGCGATTATCTTTATGATCCTCGCCGGACTGGCGCCGTATCTCTATTTCAAACGTCGTAACTGGCTTTGA
- the ysgD gene encoding YsgD/CorL family protein has product MDTPSRYWLNSLSSRNNS; this is encoded by the coding sequence TTGGACACACCCAGTAGATACTGGCTCAATTCCCTGTCATCCAGGAACAACTCCTAA